The Coffea arabica cultivar ET-39 chromosome 2c, Coffea Arabica ET-39 HiFi, whole genome shotgun sequence genome includes the window ggctataacttgagctacaatgatcggattgggatgattcttgaacccatttgaagataagagatagatctacaactttggtgaagacatctgaatccagtttgaaggttttccaggtcaaaaagccgatgtacagagtcaattgctattggtcgaaactggaacaaggcatggagcaggcaagggtatttcagtcatatctcagcctacacagatccaaatgaggtgattcttgatgcattggaaagataagtcaaaaggctacaactttcgtgttttagacatgagctgattcagcctctaacatcaagaaaagatcggttgaagttggaccaaaaacagagcaagtgatccacactcggatccactattcatccgaaccctcggctgtttctgggttagtggaaccgagctcggatccatacggatccgaggcactatagcagctcggatcactgtagcagcccagatttactgtagcaatccggccggaatttggccggatttgtggccggattcctggccggattgtggtcagagaagtctgctttttacgcggaaaactcaatttcacctctaccaactcacatgggatgctagacatgtgagaaacattaccAGCTGTAAGGAGAAAGTGTAAAGCTTCATTCCTTGACCATTTTCATCATTaaaaagagccaaattcattgcaagaaaggagagaggagatAGAGCAAAAGGGAtggagttcatagcagaaaaatagaggGACATACGGGAGAGAGCcggaagtgcagaaatgtagttcttccatttcctttgtgtaggatagtttagctagtgtagttcatccattcttgtatattgctagactaggattaagatggagatgaagaaggcaaggtgatgagctcaagtgacatgggttacattcctttccaactctttatcttttgtacttgattccaaatttagttaatatgcaagttctggaatttatgtctattaagtgtttctaaagtttatgccttgggtttggttgaactttctatgattgttagtgtttatcatttggctatttaactgctatgatttgagcaagttatttagcactttagctctttaaatcatgattaatctggtaccattaattgtgattatctaaggtgttatttctacaatgaaaattgagatttaacattagttcaagaagtgctaaacatagggagtacaatcacgaaagtagaggtgcacctatgtggtttttagtgattcatttcatgtaatttcactgaaaaaatgaacttgtagctaatttcataaccatgagaatatgtatggattagttataagtataattgattcactacgaaagtaggtttcacatggttaaggaaattacaccataattagcctagatgtagtattcaatgatccaaatatagcacttgcatgagtagttagggataccacaacctaaggagcatttatttgttattttgtataatttcagtaggataAATTTGTTAtcattcattgatagtctaaataatagagaagctttagtaataccggtaattgttcactcttccctgtgggatcgacccgatatataccctaaactactagttgatctgtatacttgcagtgaacgggtgtaattcggtattttttagcttgcacgtatgtaaaatacccgtcaaaaTCACGAGgagttttttggtattttactctaattttttctttgatttaattCAATCATCACTAGTCACTAATGTTTCAATCATATCTAGAACCAGTTTGACATGAGTCTCTTCAATCACCAAACCATCAACACTAAATACAGATTCTGATACCATAAAATCTTACTATATTCGATCCAATAGCCATAAAATATTagattattttataaatttactaatatatatgttatttaattatatatatatatggatttgGGTAAAGTTTGGTATGAGTTTGGATTTGAATATGGATTCTATAAAACTAGACCCTACCTAGACCCATAACTCTCTCACAGGGTCTGGGTCTAGGTATGGGTAGGGTctagatttgagaaattaaatccaaaccctaccCAAATATAGTGGGTTTGGGTTGGATCTGGGTAAGATTCGACCCATTGACATGTCTAACTCTAGATACCTCAATAATTAGAAATTTGGTTAAATTGGAATCCATTTGGATTTAAtagtattttgaaaaattatttttgttttttaggtCTAcagtaataaattttaaaaacaaccttaaaaacaattcaaaaaatgcaacatatctcaaatacattaaaaaataattaaaaaattccCTCATTCTTCTTCCCCACACCACCCACTACAACGACCACCACCACCATCCATTACTCTCCACTACCACAGCCGCCCCCACACCCACGACCCTCCTTCCTCTCTcccctctcctctctctctctctctcccccctactaattcttcttctcttttctccttcCTCCTCTCCCTTGTCCTTTCTCCCTTCTCCCTTTCCTTTCCCCACCCCCCAAGCCCCTCTCTCCTCTACTAACCGCAACCTTCCCGGTCGTGACTAGAAAGGTTGCCAGAAGTCGTGACTGGTGGCTTCTCAGATGGAGTCGTAACCACCACCCGCGAGGGAAGAGGGGTTTGGGGGCGGGAGAGGAGAAGGAAGGGGGGAGAAGAAGAGGAAAGTTGAGGGAAAAGGAGAGGAAAGAGGAGGGAGAAGGAAGAGGAGGGGGAGGAAAGAGAGGGAGGGAAAGAGGGAGATAGAGGGGAGGAGGAGGGAGGGGGTGGCGGCGGCAGGTGGTGGTGATGGGTGgtgtaaaatttttaaaaaataccccATACAGTTGTtgcaaaatatataatatattttaaagatatcccaaaatatattttgaaaagcCCTGAAAATACTTCTAAAGACACCTCAAAAAAATCtatagtaaaagttttttttatatatagttgCAGTAAGGTTTTTGAAAGAcacccccaaaaacagctaGTCCAAACGGAGTCTTGAGTTTTGAGGTTAAGGTGCAATGATTGACTAACTTTTAGGTCAAAATAAAGCTTGGCCGAAAGTTTAGTAggttaaaatataattttaaaaattaatcatTTTCCCTGATCCTCACAGCTGCAATGGCGGACACCAATGTTTTCAGAACTAGACCGGACCAGCTGGTTCGACCGGTTGGACCGTGAACCGGACATACCACCGGTCTGGTCTAGCATCAAACCTGCCAATTAATGAAAAACCGCTAGAAACCGGTCAAACCATATGAACCGTGAAAAACCGTACTGcggtttttaaattttcaacaaAATGTCCCAAACCCGGcggtttttaaattttcaacaaAATGTCTCAAAAATTGGCTAATCAGAATCAAACCTGTGCCTTCCTGCTCACATAAGAGTGTCTTACCGCTAGACCACAATCATAGGACAGGTTGGGTTTGTTGAGAATTGTATTTAACTTGACTAAAAAATAGATTAAaagtttgaaaccctaacattaACAAAAGAAACAGCAGAGTGCAGCGCACTTCTCTTTTCATCACTTTCTCGGCTTCATCAGGCGGCCAACGGCTCTCCATTctcctcttgaatttttttttcaacattttcttcttAACCCTTTCAAacccaaatatccacaacaagattttctcaagcCTTCACCATTATCATCAACTATCATCTTTAGCAGATTGTAGACGACTtggaaatttcaacttttcctgTTTTCCATCATCGTGGTTagtttaatttttcctttttcaaggttttttgttttctatattattatctttagctgatttttttgcattttcttcttttccccctCAATTTTCATCTGTTTcccctaatttttgttttatttttattttgattaattaaggatgaaattATTGCAAAAGTAGCGCACCTCCGTGTTGGAATTGggtaggaattacaaataataacattGGGCTGGTCAAAAATATGGTAGTTGGCACATAATCGAAGCTATTGATCATTgaattgaaaataattaatgGTATAGGATCATGGAATAATGAAGATCCAAACAGGAATTAAAATATTCTTGAACCTTTCTGGCGACAAATGAAACTGGTCATCATGCGAAGTCGGGAGTATATCCTCTGGCTATTTAAATGCTAATGGTAATAATTTGCATCCGTGTGAAGTCCATTCTACAATAAGGCATGTTCCAAActcctttatatatattttagatTTTGCAATCATATTTGGACAAGCTATTTTTTGGATGAAGtatcaaattaataaaatttgtatcaatgattgtcctgttttttcAATGATTGTATAAATTTTCTATTCTTTATTGATTTGTGAAAGTTGTCAAACAAAAGCTTAAAAAAAAGTGCCAAGAATTATACAATCATTTAAAGCTATTGTTTCATTTAAAGCTGGTTAGAGTTATTCTTACTCAACAGTTTCATTTATTCTGTATAttagatttcttttttctttagctcacataacatgttaattagagatgtttagtagcaattaattttttGTGTTTAGTTGTAtctttgtttttcaaatttttttttgagtttgagcaattagatttatatttttataataaaattttaactttttcaggttaagttgatgaaattgtgaaaGTGGTGTTGTTGCTTATCATGCCACTGATGGAAGTTTGTTATTCAAATGGTTTATCTTGAATATGAGTTGGACTATTTTATGGACTTTTTAAGGAttgtaaaagaatttcaatttttattttatttatttttgtgttcttatttgtgataattggtgaacatttggattgtatctatttatgtttgtaatgaatttatgaaaacttgtggtgaattatgatattttaattatgtttatCATTCCAggttttatgtataacttttaagAAATTTGTTATTATGTCAACTTAAATTTAGTTATGTTGGTGGATGCATTTTAGGAACTTAAGTTATCAATAACCATGTTACATTGTACACTAGCCATCAAGTTCAAGTGTAGAATGAAAACTTGTGAAGTACTTAACACTAAAgttgcaaaaaaaaagaaaaaaaaaaaccggtGAACTAGTCGGACCGTTCGGACCGCGAACCGGCCGCCTCTCCGGTTCGCTAgccggtccgagtttaaaaacattggcCGACACTGGTTGCCCATCttcaaccaccaccaaaacTGCTTTTCAAGATCAATTCTTGCCCAACACTCATTTTATTCGCTTGACTCATGATTATGGCATCATTTTTCATCAGTTTAAACCCTTTGACGATACAAAAACAGGGTCacaattgaaattttgatttgaaaattcGAAACTTTCGGGATTGCCTCCTGCTATGGGCTTGTCTCATACTCGGGCATATGCCTAAACAAATTCATCAACCAACACTCACTCTGCCATTGGGGCACCCAATCAACCCCTTTAAAACAATTTTGAAGACACACAATACTAGGGTTGGACAAAAATACCCGTTAACTCAAAAATCCATCATATTCGATTCGATTCGATTCGATTCGATTCAACAAATAGGGTATCCGATGTGCATTATTTGATTAGGTCAAAAGAGGGTTAGGTAATTACTTATATGCGATGCAAGGTAGGGTATTAAGAATCCATGGGTATCCAACGCGTcacacaaatatattttttattttttatttttatacacatactACAAAATAATACTTTTGGagctaaataagtaattttattgaagaAGCTACATTATAAATATGAAAATTATAGTTTGTTTATAAGATTCATTTATAGAGGTCGtgatctttttttcttttaggaaagagtttaattaatgtAGAATATATACTTTTAAAAAGGTACTATTTAGTTGaaattttcattgattttgaattattttaattattttctttttcttgtattcTCTTCGCATATTTGTTTTTTGGTAGGAgactttttttgagaaaaaaatctttattaaGTCTTAGATAAATATTCAtaatacaaaattaaattactataaattatttttttttaaaaaattaaatgataaccAAGGCGACGCAGGTACCTGTTGAGCCAACCCTACCTTAACGAATACCCGTTCATATGTGGGATGGATAAGGGTCAAAAAATAACTGACCTGCAAGGTGCAGGTCTAATCAGCCAAATAATGCATAGAACATGTACTACTCAACCCATACTCACCCTACCCAAAACAAATCTTAATAATCATAAAATAGCAACCAGAACATGCAAAatccaattttcaaatttctcctcAAGATTTAGCatcaaattttacaaaaattacacaaaaaCAATCCAATCAACAAATAAATACTCAAGCAGTGAATTGACATCATCTGACTTGTATGTATGGCGAAATGGAGGAACTATGGAGAGGAGGGGGAGGAGGGAGAAGGATGCTGAGAGTAAGGGAGGAGATGAATCAGaaaatttagattttttttctttttatttttctatattttcttttaaccGTATTTGTAGGTAACTTGCACCAAAACAGCCTTATTCTCTTAGTACTTTTTTGCCTTTTTATATAACACAGGTGCATTAACGCACAACAGAAGCACCCTATCAGTCTAAGATCCCAGCCTGCTTGTAGCTTTCGACAGAGTCAACAAGAGTTTCTTCCACTGGCCTATATCTCCAGCCCAGCCTCTCCAATTTTTCTGAGCTAATATTCCATCGGCTTTGATCCTTCACCTCTATGAGTCTGCGAAGAAATGAGTTATATCAAGAAAATATGCAGACAACATAAATGGTTCTTGTAGAGACTCGTAGATGCCACACTTTTGGAAATGGAAATCATGACGGACATGAACAAACAAGAAAATCAGGACAAACGGGGTGTCTGAAAAACGAGACAATTAATTTCAAAGATGGTAATCCACCTCTTAGGGTACTTGTAGTTGGCATAGTTTTTCCTCAGAGTTTCCACCATATCTTTTGTCGTGGTGACGTGAGGTGAACATATGTACCGGCCTTCAGCTTCAGGTCTCCCGTAAACCAAAAGCAGTGCCTCGGCCACATCACGCACATCTACTGTGTTGTAGAAtttgttttctgtttcttcACATCCTTCTGTGCAGCCAAGGAGTAAAAAGAAGAGcagtttaatatcaaaaaatgATGTTATCTAAGCTAATCTCTGAGTTCTTTACTGCATATATGAAACATACAATCCCTTTGACAAATCGTACCGCAATAAATTCATGCGACTTTTGAACTGCAAAGGACCTACAGGTCGCAATGTTAACCTTTTATATCTTCAACTACGTCCCAAAGCAATCAAGCAAACAGTTGAAAGATGCAACCTCTTCAGATGTTATGCCTATTGTCTTTCTCACCTTCCATTAGGttcttaagttttttttttagatcACTTTGCAAGTTTTCAGATCATTGCCAAAGTCATAAAACTATTAGAATGGCAGATAGCTTACAGGTTTAGAATCTGAAAACCTTTCAGCTGGcttgaagattaaaaaaaatgccaaaaggacGGCAACGCAGTTATCTCAATGAATATAATTTCATTCCTAGAAGTTCAACCGCAACCATGTTGAcgaattttgtgaaattttattgACATCAATTCATTTTGTATCATGAAAATAACACTGGAAGCCAGAAGCATAAAAATGATGGGTTACTTGGAAAATTAGTTGATCAACCGCATGAAGAAATTCAATTGCTTGACCTTTGACggaccaaaagaaaaaatgctaAGCTTTAGAGTTCATCAGAGTTCTACAGTGACTCCATGCTCACTTAGGCACAAACCAATATCAAGGAAAAAACTGTATCACTTACGACCACTTCCATGCAGAaggtgaaagaaagaaagaaaatatataacATAACAGAATAGTTCTCTAATTGATTTGATTACGGGCATTAGTAAATCACCTTTCAATAGCTTTATGAGAATTAGGCTGCTAGCATTTGCGTCATGCTGAAGCATGGGGCCAAAAACATAGGATGGGCATACAGTTAAAACATCAAGGCCAGTTTCTTTTGCATATTGTAAAGCCTCTCTTTCAGCAACCGTCTTGGAGTAACAATACCAGATCTGGAGCAATATTAGTACAGGATGGTCAACCAAAAACAGATAGTAATTGCTAAAATCTGATTTCTCAGCAATCTTAGAAGCAGTATGAATAAGACAGTGAATTTTCTGCACAATTACAAAACCAAGGTGCAACTGTAAAAAGTGTAATTATGTTGATGCATACATTTGTTGCCTTGCAGTATTCTCCGTCTGACCAACACTTCTCATCTATAATTTCACCTTCAGGCAGATTAGGACTCATTACAACAGCAGCAAGAGAGGAAACCGCTACAACGCGCTTGACATTTGCTTCAGAACAAGCCTTCAGTACATTAAGGGTACCCTTTACAGCTGGCTCAACAAGTTCAACCTGCAAGAAATCATCATGTTGGCAGAGGAACTAGCACTCAACTCTTCATGCTGAACTGCTTGTTTTTGCGTAAAATATATCCAGATAGACGACTAAGTAGTGTCGGTTAACCTGACATCTTTAGAGTGAATGAGTACATAGTTAAGAACTCATGACTGCTTATGCCAGCGATGAACTTGGTTACCAGCTTAGGTTATTATTATATGCATTTATTCACTCATTTCAACATTTGAAAAATCCTTCCACAAATAGATAGAAAGGCAAAGAGCCCCAGTGACTACATAAGTTCGTACAAAAGCTTTAACAAGATCCTATTTTAAACGATACCCAACTTTAGCTCATGTTTGGCAAAACGCAATAAAATATCATCTGTTATGACAAAAGCTGTCTCTCATAAACAAAAGATATGTTAAAGATGTTATTCTGGGGGAACCAAAAGGATAAAATATCATAGCAATTGAAACGATTGAAAATGGTCTTGCCTCAGGATTGGGAACAGAGCCTGAAGGAACAGGACTAGCTACATGAAATACGCCATCACAACCCCTGATGGCTGCAGAAATGGAGTTGTAATCCAGCAAATCAGCCTTAAAGAGTTTCAAATTCTCAGCTGCTTTGTCAAGTTTCTTCAGATGAACATATTTCTCATCGTCTACAAAACATACACAGCAGTGCCCACATCATCAAGTAACGAAGCACACAATTCACAGCAGGTGCTTTTATATATTTCTTCAATTAAACATATTTCTCACCCTTCACAAAACATTTACAGCAATTCCCACTACATCAGATAGGAAACAGCCAATTGACAGCAGGTAAAAAATCAATTGTTGTATTAAAGGGAATGAAACAAATTATACAAGACccaaaaccccaaaaaaaaaagagcagtaAATCAGGAAGGAAGGGGTATGAGGATGAAATACGTACCGGGGTTTCTGAGGGTGGCATGAACAGTATAGTGGCGGGAAAGGAGTAGCTTGACTAACCAGGATGCCAGGTATCCCCCTGCTCCTGTAACACACACTGTCCTGTCCTTCTCAGCCTCCCACGCTGCCATGTCTGATTGCTTACTAGTAGCAGTAGTGGGATTAGTATTTTAGCACCAAATTCACTATAGACTGATCAAGAAGGTGGGTGAAGttctattcttttcttttggtgaatattaattcttttttgGTTGGACAAGGCAGAGATTTCGTCGATCCTTAAGGAGAGGGCgattggaggaggaagaggaggaggaggaggaggaggatgtgGTGGAATTTT containing:
- the LOC113732295 gene encoding cinnamoyl-CoA reductase 1-like; this encodes MAAWEAEKDRTVCVTGAGGYLASWLVKLLLSRHYTVHATLRNPDDEKYVHLKKLDKAAENLKLFKADLLDYNSISAAIRGCDGVFHVASPVPSGSVPNPEVELVEPAVKGTLNVLKACSEANVKRVVAVSSLAAVVMSPNLPEGEIIDEKCWSDGEYCKATNIWYCYSKTVAEREALQYAKETGLDVLTVCPSYVFGPMLQHDANASSLILIKLLKEGCEETENKFYNTVDVRDVAEALLLVYGRPEAEGRYICSPHVTTTKDMVETLRKNYANYKYPKRLIEVKDQSRWNISSEKLERLGWRYRPVEETLVDSVESYKQAGILD